Proteins co-encoded in one Salvia splendens isolate huo1 chromosome 4, SspV2, whole genome shotgun sequence genomic window:
- the LOC121799731 gene encoding uncharacterized protein LOC121799731 isoform X1, producing MATLQSHFHLSLSNSPKLILLKNRHSFSFSKKIFLPKKLFLPKRFDGAFSSRIITSSLASSTSNSSSSSAEIEIENENERPPYDINLAVILAGFAFEAYITPPDKTGRREMDAAKCQTVFLSESFVREIYDGQLFVKLKKGFNFPAMDPWGTSDPYVIMQLDCQIVKSNVKWGTKEPKWNEEFALNIKQPPMHDLQVAAWDANLVTPHKRMGNSCINLEILCDGNSHEVLLDLEGMGGGGKIELEVKYKSFGKIDDEKKWWKIPLVTEFLEKHGLDPALKMFVGSETVQARDFVQFAFGQLKSLNDSYLQKDRLSETQVTSDPDPDVKEKQSELENNEGSTNKDSNDGILSDDDAVNNVKNSTEESQTVEDSWTDKQFWKTLADTVNHNVVQKLGLPAPEKMKWDEIDLLKNFGLLLREKAEASYVESGLATPNSQEVVDADAKDGSDSSGTQQTSSLADIKKITQDILRQTDSILGALMVVNAAVSKLSNESGLIGKKEDTPVEVEEVPGDEESKRLISNQDGLTMTEEEAEEMRKLFSTAESAMEAWALLANALGHPTFIKSEFEKICFLDNAESDTQVAIWRDLERRRLVVAFRGTEQTRWKDVVTDLMLVPTGLNPERIGGGSTNEVQVHSGFLSAYDSVRTRLVTLIKQATGHRDDDSVELLPAWHIYVTGHSLGGALATLLALELASSQLAQCGAIAVTMYNFGSPRVGNRRFAEIYNQKVKDSWRVVNHRDIIPTVPRLMGYCHVAHPVYLAAGNQKDDMENLDALEVGYEADIIGEATPDVLVSEFMKGEKELIENILNTEINIFRGIRDGSAVMQHMEDFYYISLLEKVRSNYKGVGGFQPAAAGKKLSA from the exons AAGAACCGCCactccttttccttttccaagAAGATTTTTTTGCCCAAGAAACTCTTTTTACCCAAGAGGTTTGATGGGGCTTTTAGCTCAAGAATCATCACTTCCTCTCTAGCAAGTTCTACcagcaacagcagcagcagtagtgctgagattgagattgagaatgagaatgagagGCCTCCATATGACATCAATCTGGCTGTCATTCTTGCTGGTTTCGCGTTTGAAGCTTACATCACACCTCCT GACAAAACCGGCCGGCGTGAGATGGATGCTGCCAAGTGCCAGACAGTGTTCCTATCTGA GTCATTTGTACGTGAAATTTATGATGGCCAGTTATTTGTAAAGCTAAAGAAAGGTTTCAACTTCCCTGCCATGGACCCTTGG GGAACTAGTGATCCATATGTAATCATGCAATTGGACTGTCAGATAGTCAAAAGCAATGTCAAATGGGG GACGAAAGAACCCAAATGGAATGAGGAATTTGCTTTGAATATCAAGCAACCGCCCATGCATGATCTTCAG GTTGCGGCTTGGGACGCAAACCTTGTGACTCCACACAAACGCATGGGGAATTCCTGTATCAATTTGGAAATCCTTTGTGATG GAAATTCACATGAAGTGCTTCTTGACTTGGAAGGGATGGGAGGTGGTGGGAAGATAGAACTGGAG GTAAAGTACAAGAGTTTTGGAAAAATAGATGATGAAAAGAAATGGTGGAAGATTCCTCTTGTCACTGAATTTCTAGAGAAGCACGGTTTGGATCCTGCACTCAAGATGTTTGTTGGGTCAGAAACAGTTCAAGCACGTGACTTTGTACAGTTTGCTTTCGGGCAGTTAAAGTCTCTTAACGATTCGTACCTTCAAAAGGACCGGCTTTCCGAGACCCAAGTTACTAGTGACCCCGACCCTGATGTCAAGGAAAAGCAGTCGGAGCTAGAGAATAATGAGGGCTCTACAAACAAGGACAGCAATGATGGGATCCTATCAGATGATGATGCAGTGAACAATGTGAAGAACTCTACAGAAGAAAGCCAAACTGTGGAGGATTCATGGACTGACAAACAGTTTTGGAAAACGTTAGCTGATACTGTGAATCATAATGTTGTTCAAAAACTCGGTCTTCCTGCCCCAGAGAAAATGAAGTGGGACGAAATTGACTTATTAAAGAATTTTGGTTTGTTATTACGTGAAAAAGCAGAGGCAAGTTATGTTGAGTCGGGGCTTGCCACTCCGAATAGTCAGGAGGTAGTTGACGCTGATGCAAAGGATGGGTCAGATTCCAGTGGCACTCAGCAGACATCATCACTAGCCGACATTAAGAAAATTACACAGGATATATTGCGACAAACCGACTCCATATTGGGTGCTTTGATGGTTGTAAATGCAGCAGTTTCTAAATTAAGCAATGAATCAGGCCTAATTGGAAAGAAAGAGGATACTCCAGTCGAAGTGGAAGAAGTGCCTGGAGACGAAGAAAGCAAAAGATTAATAAGTAATCAAGATGGATTAACAATGACTGAGGAAGAAGCTGAGGAGATGAGGAAACTTTTCTCAACAGCTGAGAGTGCCATGGAGGCCTGGGCTCTGCTTGCAAATGCATTGGGCCATCCAACATTTATAAAATCCGAGTTTGAAAAGATTTGCTTCTTGGATAATGCAGAATCAGACACTCAG GTGGCTATTTGGCGTGATCTCGAAAGGAGAAGACTCGTCGTAGCTTTCAGGGGAACAGAACAA ACCAGGTGGAAGGATGTAGTGACAGATTTGATGCTCGTACCTACAGG ACTAAATCCTGAAAGGATAGGTGGTGGTTCCACGAACGAGGTTCAG GTGCATAGTGGTTTTCTCAGCGCATATGATTCTGTTAGAACTAGGCTTGTCACACTCATTAAACAAGCTACAGGTCACAG GGATGATGATTCTGTTGAGTTACTTCCCGCATGGCATATATATGTGACAGGACATAGCTTGGGGGGCGCTTTAGCTACCCTTCTAGCCCTTGAATTGGCATCAAGTCAATTAGCACA GTGTGGAGCTATTGCTGTGACTATGTACAACTTTGGATCTCCTCGAGTTGGAAACAGAAGATTTGCTGAAATATATAATCAG AAAGTGAAGGACAGTTGGAGAGTCGTCAATCATAGGGACATAATACCGACAGTGCCTCGTTTGATGGGATATTGCCATGTAGCTCACCCAGTTTATCTGGCTGCCGGCAATCAGAAGGATGACATG GAGAATCTAGATGCTCTGGAGGTTGGATATGAAGCTGACATTATTGGTGAAGCGACGCCTGATGTTCTTGTCAGCGAATTC ATGAAAGGGGAGAAAGAGCTCATCGAGAACATTCTAAACacagaaataaatattttccgTGGAATTAGAGATGGGAGTGCTGTGATGCAGCATATGGAGGATTTCTATTACATCTCTTTGCTAGAG AAAGTGAGATCTAACTATAAGGGTGTTGGAGGATTTCAACCAGCAGCAGCAGGCAAGAAGTTGTCTGCTTGA
- the LOC121799731 gene encoding uncharacterized protein LOC121799731 isoform X2, giving the protein MQLDCQIVKSNVKWGTKEPKWNEEFALNIKQPPMHDLQVAAWDANLVTPHKRMGNSCINLEILCDGNSHEVLLDLEGMGGGGKIELEVKYKSFGKIDDEKKWWKIPLVTEFLEKHGLDPALKMFVGSETVQARDFVQFAFGQLKSLNDSYLQKDRLSETQVTSDPDPDVKEKQSELENNEGSTNKDSNDGILSDDDAVNNVKNSTEESQTVEDSWTDKQFWKTLADTVNHNVVQKLGLPAPEKMKWDEIDLLKNFGLLLREKAEASYVESGLATPNSQEVVDADAKDGSDSSGTQQTSSLADIKKITQDILRQTDSILGALMVVNAAVSKLSNESGLIGKKEDTPVEVEEVPGDEESKRLISNQDGLTMTEEEAEEMRKLFSTAESAMEAWALLANALGHPTFIKSEFEKICFLDNAESDTQVAIWRDLERRRLVVAFRGTEQTRWKDVVTDLMLVPTGLNPERIGGGSTNEVQVHSGFLSAYDSVRTRLVTLIKQATGHRDDDSVELLPAWHIYVTGHSLGGALATLLALELASSQLAQCGAIAVTMYNFGSPRVGNRRFAEIYNQKVKDSWRVVNHRDIIPTVPRLMGYCHVAHPVYLAAGNQKDDMENLDALEVGYEADIIGEATPDVLVSEFMKGEKELIENILNTEINIFRGIRDGSAVMQHMEDFYYISLLEKVRSNYKGVGGFQPAAAGKKLSA; this is encoded by the exons ATGCAATTGGACTGTCAGATAGTCAAAAGCAATGTCAAATGGGG GACGAAAGAACCCAAATGGAATGAGGAATTTGCTTTGAATATCAAGCAACCGCCCATGCATGATCTTCAG GTTGCGGCTTGGGACGCAAACCTTGTGACTCCACACAAACGCATGGGGAATTCCTGTATCAATTTGGAAATCCTTTGTGATG GAAATTCACATGAAGTGCTTCTTGACTTGGAAGGGATGGGAGGTGGTGGGAAGATAGAACTGGAG GTAAAGTACAAGAGTTTTGGAAAAATAGATGATGAAAAGAAATGGTGGAAGATTCCTCTTGTCACTGAATTTCTAGAGAAGCACGGTTTGGATCCTGCACTCAAGATGTTTGTTGGGTCAGAAACAGTTCAAGCACGTGACTTTGTACAGTTTGCTTTCGGGCAGTTAAAGTCTCTTAACGATTCGTACCTTCAAAAGGACCGGCTTTCCGAGACCCAAGTTACTAGTGACCCCGACCCTGATGTCAAGGAAAAGCAGTCGGAGCTAGAGAATAATGAGGGCTCTACAAACAAGGACAGCAATGATGGGATCCTATCAGATGATGATGCAGTGAACAATGTGAAGAACTCTACAGAAGAAAGCCAAACTGTGGAGGATTCATGGACTGACAAACAGTTTTGGAAAACGTTAGCTGATACTGTGAATCATAATGTTGTTCAAAAACTCGGTCTTCCTGCCCCAGAGAAAATGAAGTGGGACGAAATTGACTTATTAAAGAATTTTGGTTTGTTATTACGTGAAAAAGCAGAGGCAAGTTATGTTGAGTCGGGGCTTGCCACTCCGAATAGTCAGGAGGTAGTTGACGCTGATGCAAAGGATGGGTCAGATTCCAGTGGCACTCAGCAGACATCATCACTAGCCGACATTAAGAAAATTACACAGGATATATTGCGACAAACCGACTCCATATTGGGTGCTTTGATGGTTGTAAATGCAGCAGTTTCTAAATTAAGCAATGAATCAGGCCTAATTGGAAAGAAAGAGGATACTCCAGTCGAAGTGGAAGAAGTGCCTGGAGACGAAGAAAGCAAAAGATTAATAAGTAATCAAGATGGATTAACAATGACTGAGGAAGAAGCTGAGGAGATGAGGAAACTTTTCTCAACAGCTGAGAGTGCCATGGAGGCCTGGGCTCTGCTTGCAAATGCATTGGGCCATCCAACATTTATAAAATCCGAGTTTGAAAAGATTTGCTTCTTGGATAATGCAGAATCAGACACTCAG GTGGCTATTTGGCGTGATCTCGAAAGGAGAAGACTCGTCGTAGCTTTCAGGGGAACAGAACAA ACCAGGTGGAAGGATGTAGTGACAGATTTGATGCTCGTACCTACAGG ACTAAATCCTGAAAGGATAGGTGGTGGTTCCACGAACGAGGTTCAG GTGCATAGTGGTTTTCTCAGCGCATATGATTCTGTTAGAACTAGGCTTGTCACACTCATTAAACAAGCTACAGGTCACAG GGATGATGATTCTGTTGAGTTACTTCCCGCATGGCATATATATGTGACAGGACATAGCTTGGGGGGCGCTTTAGCTACCCTTCTAGCCCTTGAATTGGCATCAAGTCAATTAGCACA GTGTGGAGCTATTGCTGTGACTATGTACAACTTTGGATCTCCTCGAGTTGGAAACAGAAGATTTGCTGAAATATATAATCAG AAAGTGAAGGACAGTTGGAGAGTCGTCAATCATAGGGACATAATACCGACAGTGCCTCGTTTGATGGGATATTGCCATGTAGCTCACCCAGTTTATCTGGCTGCCGGCAATCAGAAGGATGACATG GAGAATCTAGATGCTCTGGAGGTTGGATATGAAGCTGACATTATTGGTGAAGCGACGCCTGATGTTCTTGTCAGCGAATTC ATGAAAGGGGAGAAAGAGCTCATCGAGAACATTCTAAACacagaaataaatattttccgTGGAATTAGAGATGGGAGTGCTGTGATGCAGCATATGGAGGATTTCTATTACATCTCTTTGCTAGAG AAAGTGAGATCTAACTATAAGGGTGTTGGAGGATTTCAACCAGCAGCAGCAGGCAAGAAGTTGTCTGCTTGA